In Bacillus sp. S3, the sequence ATACGGTAACATTGGCAAGAATGGCTCCGGACGTTGAAGAGAAAGATTGTTGCTGCCGCTCTAATTCCAATGAAGATTGATGTATTCTGCGCCATGCTGACTCCCAGCATCCCTCAGATTCCGGATAAACCAATGGGCCAGCAAGCCCCACTTGTTCTAAACAGATGGCAGGAAAAAATATTTTCCTTTGCTCTTTGCAAACCAGATTCAGATCCTTTAGTTCTTTTACATTTCCATCCTGAGAGACATATAGAATCCAATCATATGGATGCAAAGCTTTTCGCCAAAAACTCCTTCCTTCCCCTTCTTCAAATGGTACCTGCAAAGCCTCTACTTCAGAGTCAGCATTGCGGGCATTACGTACTAACTCATTTATCCGCAATGGATTTGTAGGTACTGAATCGGTTAACATGAAATGGAATTTGGGAAGTCCCGATTCAATTAATGCGGCAGCCAACGAAACCAGAAGGGATCCTGAACCGATTGCCAAAACTTTTGCTTGACGGTATTCTTGAAAACGGTACGCACCGGAATCTACAAAATTCTCAATAAATTCAATTTGTGAAGCATACTTTTCTAGGACTTTTGGGTTTAAATCATGTGTTCTATCTTGGCTTACATCTCGAACAAAGCCATTCTTGTACAGTGTTTCACCAATCTCATATACCCTGTTGCGATACGGCGCCGTTAATCCCTCTGTTATATCTCCCAATGATTGCTCCCCGTTAAACATCGGCACTAATTTTTCAATCCATTGGTAAATCGTATTTCCTTCCATTCGGAATGAACTTAAGTTATTTCTAAAATACACACCACCCTTTGGATCTTGCAGATAAAATGAATCCCTTTTGACCTTTAAACGTGTGGACGAGTTAAGTTTTGTCATTCAGCTCCTCCTTAATACATATCAATCCTAATTATGCACTATCATTTTATGTACATTTATTTGTCCATTATGATTATAAGAAAAGCGGAAGCGGCGTATGGCAAGGAGCTGGACATTTCTCACAGTCCAATGATTAATTATGTTATTACAAAAATAGAAGTGCCCCTGCGGCACATGTCCATGCAGGAGGCACTTCCTTATCATAAAATAACTATTTTTTTCTGAGACTCCAAAACAACTAAATAAAACCAAAACCGATACCGAAACAGCCGAAACCGAAACCGAAACAGCCAAAACCGAAGCAGCCGCCACAACCACCACAACGGAAACCGCATCCTCCGCAGCGGAATCCGCAGCCCCCGCAACGAAATCCAAACACTCGCATATCTTGACTCTGAGGATTTATAGGAACTAATTCACCAACTTGGTAATGATCCATTCCTAATGATTGTAAGCCATTCTGAAAATTATGCATTTTTTCCTCCCCTTTCTATATTATTCAACAGGCTGCACCTGAAGAGAGTGGAAAAATGAATACTCTCTTCAACAAAATATGATTTTTTTAGGTTGTTGTCACTGATTTAACCGCCTATTTTAGGTTTCAAAAAACCCCATACCAATTTTGGTACGAGGTTTTATATGGTATTGTTTTATGGAAAAAGGCTTTGGAGCATCCAAAGCCAAGAATGATTTAGAATTTAATTAACGTGTACTTCTTTTTCCCTCGTCTAATAATCGTGAATTGCCCTTCAATCCGATCACTTTCATCAAGTGTATAACTTGTATCTATTATCTTTTCACCATTTACGGTTACGGCTCCATTTGTAATATCCTCACGTGCCTGCCGTTTAGAAGGTGAAATCTTTGCCTCAACGAGCAGGTCAACTAGATTCCCCTCCGTTTCATTAGCATCGAAGGAAGGAACATCTTTAAAGCCTTGTTTAATTTCAGCGGCTGAAAGACTTTTTACATCTCCGCTAAATAATGCTTGAGAAATCTTAATGGCTTGCTGCAATGATTCCTCACCATGAATCAGGCGGGTCATCTCTTCTGCTAGCGCCTTTTGTGCTTTCCGTAAATGAGGTTCTTCGATAACTGCCGTTTCTAGTCCTTCAATTTCCTCATGTGATAAGAAAGTGAAAAACTTCAAGTATTTGACCACATCGGCATCAGCAGTGTTAATCCAGAACTGATAAAACTCGTAAGGTGTTGTCTTTTCTGGATCAAGCCATACAGCTCCGCCTTCCGTCTTTCCGAATTTTGTTCCATCTGCTTTCGTTACAAGAGGAATGGTTAATCCAAATGCTTTTGCACCCTCGGGCTGCATTTTCCTGATTAATTCTAGACCAGAGGTAATATTGCCCCACTGATCACTTCCCCCAATTTGTAATTTACAATTATGGTGTTCATACAAATGATTGAAATCCATAGCTTGTAAAATTGTGTAGGTAAATTCAGTAAAGGAAATCCCTGTTTCAAGCCTTGAAGCAATCGTATCTTTTGCCAGCATATAATTCACTCCAATATGCTTGCCGATATCACGTAAAAACGAAACGATATCCATTGATCCGGCCCAATCATAATTATTCACCATAACAGCACCATTTTCACCGTCAAAATCAAAAATAGCGGCAAGCTGCTGTTTGATTCCTTCAACATTCTTCTGCACAGCTTCAAGGGTTTGCAGATTCCGTTCTTCACTTTTCCCGCTTGGATCACCGATTAAGCCTGTTGCTCCACCGACCAATACGATAGGACGGTGACCGTGCTGCTGAAATCTTCTAAGTGTTAAAAACGGAACTAAGTGACCGATATGCAAACTATCAGCCGTCGGATCAGCTCCACAGTATAGGGAAATTTTCTGCGTGCTTAACAGTTCCTTTAATCCTTCTTCATCCGATTGCTGGTAAATGATGCCTCTTAGTGCTAAATCCTGTAATAAATCCATTCCTATTCCCTCCAAATAAACAAAATAAAAACGCCCCTGCAAAAATGCAGGGACGTAATTTTTACGCGGTACCACCCAGCTTGAGGAAGATTCCTCCAACTCAAAAAATTAACGGTTTTTGCCGTTTTCTGCTACTTACAAATGGTTTCACAGAAAAAGCTCAAGGAGGTAATTCATTCTTCTATATGTATCAGCTCGCACCACCGCTGACTCTCTACAAACAGGGATAGAAGAACTACAGTTGATTCCCATCACAGCTTTAATATTATTATTTGGTTATCATTTTTTTATCATATTTCAATACACCTGTCAAATATCAACTGGAAATTTCAGAAAATGTAGAAGGTTGTCAGTTTTTGCCTCGTCAATATGCTATAATGGATGTGATTTTATAATGAGGTGATGCTCTGAATGAATGAAAGAATGCAAGTGTGGATGGAAAAGGCAAAGTCCATACTTAACTTGTTTACCCATAAAAAGACGATAAAAAGGGCGCGAATTACCTATCAAGTTGTTTGGAATTTATGTCTTCTCGTGCTCATAGTCGTCATTCTCGGCGGATCGTTTGCAACAGGTGTTGGCGCCGGTTATTTTGCCTCACTTGTAAAAGATGAACCCATCCGCTCATACGAAAGTATGAAAAAAGATATTTATAATTACACGGAAACATCAGATTTATACTTTGCCAATGATGTTTATCTAGGCAGACTTAGATCAGACCTTGTTCGCGAAGAAGTCAAGATTGATCAGGTATCCAAGGATTTGACCAATGCTGTGATTGCAACCGAGGACGAATATTTCTATCAGCATAAAGGTGTTGTGCCAAAGGCTGTTTTCCGTGCCCTCTTCCAAGAAGTCACAAACTCCGCTGTTCAATCGGGCGGAAGTACATTGA encodes:
- a CDS encoding heterocycloanthracin/sonorensin family bacteriocin, with protein sequence MHNFQNGLQSLGMDHYQVGELVPINPQSQDMRVFGFRCGGCGFRCGGCGFRCGGCGGCFGFGCFGFGFGCFGIGFGFI
- the tyrS gene encoding tyrosine--tRNA ligase → MDLLQDLALRGIIYQQSDEEGLKELLSTQKISLYCGADPTADSLHIGHLVPFLTLRRFQQHGHRPIVLVGGATGLIGDPSGKSEERNLQTLEAVQKNVEGIKQQLAAIFDFDGENGAVMVNNYDWAGSMDIVSFLRDIGKHIGVNYMLAKDTIASRLETGISFTEFTYTILQAMDFNHLYEHHNCKLQIGGSDQWGNITSGLELIRKMQPEGAKAFGLTIPLVTKADGTKFGKTEGGAVWLDPEKTTPYEFYQFWINTADADVVKYLKFFTFLSHEEIEGLETAVIEEPHLRKAQKALAEEMTRLIHGEESLQQAIKISQALFSGDVKSLSAAEIKQGFKDVPSFDANETEGNLVDLLVEAKISPSKRQAREDITNGAVTVNGEKIIDTSYTLDESDRIEGQFTIIRRGKKKYTLIKF